CCTTTTTCTTTCCAGTAGGTATGATCGGCTGGCGAGATATGTGCCAGCTCTCCAAAGGTTGCTTTCTGCCCGCGGAAAATGAATACATCCCTAAGCCCCGGAGATCTACGTGCTTTCTTCATAAGGGCATCGTGAAATATAACTGCTGCTTGCTTAAGCTTCCGTTCATTTTCAAGTTCTGTTTTCATAGGTAATGGCACGCGGGTTATAATGCCTACCTTGTGAGATATCTCGAAGCCCCATATACCTGCAACCAGCTCAAGATAATCAAGGACATCCCTGTGACCCATCAGCCCGGTACTACAGAGGAGCAGCGCCTTCTTATCAAAAAAGCGAGGTCTATGGAATATATATGAAAAGCGATCAATAAAAGTCTTCATCTGTGCAGAAACGTTCATGCCATAAACAGGTGTTGCAAATATAACTCCGTCAGCATCATGCATTTTCTGCTCGATGAGAGGTGCATCGTCCTTGAAAGGACAATGATCCTCTCCTTCCCCAAAACAGACAAGACATCCACGGCACTGTGACAGGTTTGCATCTTTGAGCATCAGGTACTCAAATTCAACATCACCCATTGAATGCATGACCTCTTCTATCTTTTTGGCAGCCCGATAGGTATTGCCCTTGCGCGGACTTCCCATGATCACCAGGATTTTCATATTCTCTACACCTCCCTTTAATATTTGTACAGTACAAGGTATTATATTTTTATCTTTACGATTTCTGCTCCATTTTTTGTTTCATTTCCTGTCTCAGGAAATAACCACCCGTTTTTGGCGGACCTTCAAATGTGACCAATTTAGCTATTTTTTGTAAATCTCTGCGTATGGTAGCTATTGATACATTCAACTCATTTGATAATTCATTTGAATTTCTGCCTGGATTTTGATAAAGTAACAATATGATTTTTGAGAGTCTCAGTTTTACTGTATCACTTACTGTATCACTTACTGTATCACTTACTGTATCACTTACTGTATCACTTACTGTATCACTTAAAGAACCACCAATTCTTTTTAGTTTTGTATTTTGTGTCATTCCTTCTTTAATAAGTCCTTCAGGTATCGGAATAATTGTCTTAAATGTACTACCTTCAATAAACTGAGGAGTGCCACTACCTGCGTATTCCTTAATAAAGCGATTTACGTTTAAAACACCAGAACCCAGTTCATCTACTCTTCCAAGTTGCATGAAGAATTTTACTATCGCGGGGTTTTTTGGGAACGGAGCAAACCTTTCCGGATCGATCTGTCCTTCTCCATGTGGATTGTTGGCGTTTTCAGCTTCGATCCGGTCTGCATAGATTATAAATGTGCAGGGGTAGGCGTTCATGTATTCCCTGTGGACTATCAAATTTGCAACTACTTCTCTGAATATTTTATTTCTAAGACTTACCCGCTGATCGCCTTCTATATAAAATTTGTCAGGCAAATGCTTGCCTACAAATGTCATTAGCTGTTCGTAGGCTTCTATCAGGTTCGTCTGGATGTATTCGCGGTCATCGTAGCGGTAAATGTCTTCAATACGGACAAGAGCATCGATTTTAAAGTAAGGAAGAATTTGCTGGATTACTTCGTCTTTTCCAAGCAGCAAAGCTGCTGCAAGTGTATAGCCTTCTTGTGCACTTTTGAGGTCTCGCTTCCACAGACCTGCTTTTTCCAGCATCTGCTGGTCGTTCAGTGCCAGCCAGGGATGGTTGTAATTGTAGCTTCTGATAAGATTCTTTATTTTTGGGAACAGGTCGGCTTTGAAGTCTTCAAAGCGCAGTGCGGGATAAATTATGCCTTCTGTATAATGCGCTGTTTTGTGATTATAAATTTCCGCTATCTGCTGTGGCTGTATGACTTTGAAATCCCCGTCATTACTGCGGTTGAACACTGTATTGGCGGTCTTATGTATCTGTGAGCTGGCAGGAACCTGGATGTGGATCACCTATTTTCCTTTGATTTCATAGGTTTGCGGAAACAGTATGAACGGTGGGTCAAGCTTTTGCGGGTTGTTTGAAAGATTGACCAGATTGGCAACCATGTTTTCGATCTCTGACTGCTCAACTCCTATTATATTGCCATTATCATCGGCTCCGAGAATGATGTCCCCTCCATCCCGGTTGAGCATGGCGCAGATGGTTTCAAACAAGTTCCTTGGCAAAGCTGTACGCGCTTCCTTAAACTCCAGACGTATGCCTTCCTGTTCTTTGAGTAATCTCTTAAGCCGTTCCAGTCCCAATCTGCTCACCTCTTTTCCTTTCCTTCTTTTTTCACTTTAATTCTTTCCAGCAACACATCCGCAGGCTCCCAGTCCTCCGCCATCCGCACCTCAGCAAGCTCCCTTTCGCTCAGCAGCTTCCCCTCAAACGCCTTTTTCAAAATACTCTGCCGAAGCGCCTCTGCCTTCTCCAGAGCCTCATCAATATCCTGCGCAATCTTATCACACACCGAAAGCCGCGTTTCAATTTCCTGAACGATGGCTTGTTGTTCGGGGAGAGGTGCAACTGGGATGCATAAAGATGCTATTTTTGAAAGGTTCAATGTGTATAGACCTGATGTAGAACTAGCAACTTTAGTAATCTGATTTCTGCCGTCAAATGAAAGCAACCAATAAAGTATAAACTTCCTAATTTTTACAATTTCAAATCTTACCTTAATTATATGATTTTGATGTATGCATGGAGATATTTTTCCATTCCATATGGCAACTCTACCAATTTGATTAACGCTTCCGTTGCCTTCTACAATTAAAAGGTCTCCTTCTTTCAGTAAAACTCGTGAAACCTCCTGTTCTTCAATGCCTATATATTTTAAATCATCTAATCTAAGTTCATTAGAATAAACATTAGCAACTCTGAGGTAAGGCAAAGTTGTAGATATTGCATTTCTTTTGGAGTTCTTTGTAAGGCCGCCTGTTACTTCCCCGAGTTCCTCTATCTTCACCCATCCCCACCCCTCTGGCAGCCCTGGAAATTCCACAATTTCATCTTCTGTGAGGGGTTTTACAGGCTTCATTTTCTTGCCGGAATATTTTGCAGCTTCTTCTCTTTCCTTTCGGATATGTTCCAGCAAATCCCGCGCATCCGGCAGATCGGTCTGCTGCTCCCGCCATTTTCTGGTAAGTTCACCCTCAAACGCTTTCTTCAGCACCGCCTGCCTGTAAACTTTAAGTTGTTCCTGTGCCAGCCTTAGGTTGGCGATACCGTTGTCAAGCTCGCTGAAAAGCTGCTCGATCTTGGAGACAATGGCGCGCTGTTCGGGGAGGGGTGGGAGAGGGAATGGATATTCTTGCAGATATTTTGTTGAAACTCTTGGCAAATTTACGCCACTTGAGTT
This DNA window, taken from Methanomethylovorans hollandica DSM 15978, encodes the following:
- a CDS encoding flavodoxin family protein, which translates into the protein MKILVIMGSPRKGNTYRAAKKIEEVMHSMGDVEFEYLMLKDANLSQCRGCLVCFGEGEDHCPFKDDAPLIEQKMHDADGVIFATPVYGMNVSAQMKTFIDRFSYIFHRPRFFDKKALLLCSTGLMGHRDVLDYLELVAGIWGFEISHKVGIITRVPLPMKTELENERKLKQAAVIFHDALMKKARRSPGLRDVFIFRGQKATFGELAHISPADHTYWKEKGWLDPKTKYYVNVPVNPLYNAIGWTFEHIQKRKMKKEMREAQK
- a CDS encoding HTH domain-containing protein; protein product: MIHIQVPASSQIHKTANTVFNRSNDGDFKVIQPQQIAEIYNHKTAHYTEGIIYPALRFEDFKADLFPKIKNLIRSYNYNHPWLALNDQQMLEKAGLWKRDLKSAQEGYTLAAALLLGKDEVIQQILPYFKIDALVRIEDIYRYDDREYIQTNLIEAYEQLMTFVGKHLPDKFYIEGDQRVSLRNKIFREVVANLIVHREYMNAYPCTFIIYADRIEAENANNPHGEGQIDPERFAPFPKNPAIVKFFMQLGRVDELGSGVLNVNRFIKEYAGSGTPQFIEGSTFKTIIPIPEGLIKEGMTQNTKLKRIGGSLSDTVSDTVSDTVSDTVSDTVSDTVKLRLSKIILLLYQNPGRNSNELSNELNVSIATIRRDLQKIAKLVTFEGPPKTGGYFLRQEMKQKMEQKS
- a CDS encoding AlbA family DNA-binding domain-containing protein produces the protein MSRLGLERLKRLLKEQEGIRLEFKEARTALPRNLFETICAMLNRDGGDIILGADDNGNIIGVEQSEIENMVANLVNLSNNPQKLDPPFILFPQTYEIKGK
- a CDS encoding restriction endonuclease subunit S, whose amino-acid sequence is MLKMNNSISFNNAGIENLPRLSEGWQWVRLGEAHILKSDKHNGSGESLFYIGLEHIEKDRGTLTQDVKIDTITTIKNSFKKGDLLYGKLRPYLNKVYLANEDGVCSTDILVFKSASISNLNYSKYFFLSRKFVSDMTHNSSGVNLPRVSTKYLQEYPFPLPPLPEQRAIVSKIEQLFSELDNGIANLRLAQEQLKVYRQAVLKKAFEGELTRKWREQQTDLPDARDLLEHIRKEREEAAKYSGKKMKPVKPLTEDEIVEFPGLPEGWGWVKIEELGEVTGGLTKNSKRNAISTTLPYLRVANVYSNELRLDDLKYIGIEEQEVSRVLLKEGDLLIVEGNGSVNQIGRVAIWNGKISPCIHQNHIIKVRFEIVKIRKFILYWLLSFDGRNQITKVASSTSGLYTLNLSKIASLCIPVAPLPEQQAIVQEIETRLSVCDKIAQDIDEALEKAEALRQSILKKAFEGKLLSERELAEVRMAEDWEPADVLLERIKVKKEGKEKR